In a genomic window of Syngnathus typhle isolate RoL2023-S1 ecotype Sweden linkage group LG4, RoL_Styp_1.0, whole genome shotgun sequence:
- the LOC133152539 gene encoding Golgi apparatus protein 1-like isoform X2, with product MATHSRSPLLLLLLSYVCLCGFGSVFGLKAASGPAEPPNNPVVLRAAEPQAKDAPAAAAGASQPRRATGWKLSEEEACREDLTRLCPKHTWANNLSVLECLQDRKEETEMAPACNHLLWNYKLNLTTDPKFESVAMEVCKSTITELKECNEEERGRGYLVSCLVDHRGNISEYQCNQYITKMTSIIFSDYRLICGFMDKCKEDINNLRCGSINIGHKDIHSQGEVIACLEKALVREAEQQDQVRPIKEECQRAILRVAELSSDDFHLDRHLYFSCRDDRERFCQNTQAGEGKVYKCLFNHKFEEAMSEKCRDALTTRQKLISQDYRVSYSLAKACKLDLRKHRCSLDTNLPRAREARLSYLLLCLEAAVHRGRPVTGECQGEMLDYRRMLMEDFSLSPEIVLHCRAEIETHCSGLHRKGRTLHCLMRIGRGDRSASVDGVCQSALQTLIQSADPGADYRIDRALNEACESVIQTACKHIRNGDPMILSCLMEHLYTEKMVEDCEHRLLELQYFISRDWKLDPILYKKCQGDAARLCHTHGWNETSELMPPGAVFSCLYRHAYRTEEQGRRLSRDCKVEVQRILHQRALDVKLDPELQKRCMTDLGKWCSEKTDTGQELECLQEHLEDLVSACKDVIGNLTELESEDIQIDALLIRACEPMIQAHCHDLADNQIDTGDLMECLVQNKHQKEMNEKCTVGVTHFQLIQMKDFRFSYKFKMACKEDVLRLCPNIKKKVDVVICLSTTVRNDTLQEAREQRVSLKCRKQLRVEELEMSEDIRLEPELYEPCKSDISRLCPNVAFGNAQMIECLKEQKKQLSQRCHQRIFKLQEAEMTDPELDYQLMRVCKQMIKRFCTEADARNVLQCLKQNKNSELMDPKCKQMITKRQITQNTDYRLNPVLRKACRADIPKFCQSILNKASEDNELEGQVIACLKLKYADQRLSADCEDQIRVILQESALDYRLDPQLQMHCSDEISRLCAEEAAAQEQTGQVEECLKVNLLKIKQEACKKEVLNMLKESKADIFVDPVLHTACALDLKHHCAAITPGRGRQMSCLMEALQDKRVRLQPECKKRLQDRIDMWSYAAKVAPAEGLSDLAVQVMTSPSKNYILLMIALSLCVLFLLGLLCGRITKRVTRELKDR from the exons ATGGCGACGCACAGTCGCTCTccgctgctgctactgctgttATCATACGTGTGTCTTTGTGGCTTCGGCTCCGTCTTCGGCCTCAAAGCCGCCAGCGGCCCCGCCGAGCCTCCGAATAATCCGGTTGTCCTCAGAGCCGCTGAACCACAAGCCAAGGATGCACCTGCCGCCGCTGCCGGGGCCTCACAGCCTCGAAGGGCGACCGGTTGGAAGCTGTCCGAAGAGGAGGCCTGCAGAGAGGACCTGACCCGACTCTGCCCCAAACACACATGGGCCAATAACCTGTCAGTGCTGGAGTGTCTACAGGACCGCAAAGAG GAAACTGAGATGGCTCCTGCTTGCAACCAT CTCCTGTGGAACTACAAACTCAATCTGACCACTGATCCAAAGTTTGAGTCGGTGGCGATGGAGGTTTGCAAGAGCACCATCACTGAG CTTAAAGAATGCAACGAGGAGGAGCGTGGGAGAGGCTACCTGGTATCTTGTCTGGTCGATCACCGTGGAAACATCAGCGAGTATCAGTGTAACCAGTACATTACCAAGATGACCAGTATTATCTTCAGTGACTACCGACTAATTTGTGGCTTCATGGACAAATGTAAAGAAGACATCAACAATCTACGCTGCGGGAGCATCAATATTGGACACAAG GACATCCATAGCCAAGGGGAAGTCATCGCTTGTCTGGAAAAGGCTCTCGTGAGGGAGGCAGAGCAACAAGACCAAGTTCGTCCAATCAAAGAGGAGTGTCAGAGGGCTATCCTGCGTGTTGCGGAGCTGTCGTCGGATGACTTCCACCTTGATCGACATCTTTACTTTTCCTGTCGAGACGACCGTGAGAGATTCTGCCAAAAT ACTCAGGCAGGAGAGGGAAAAGTCTACAAGTGCCTGTTCAACCACAAGTTCGAAGAGGCCATGTCAGAAAAG TGCAGAGACGCTCTGACAACACGGCAGAAGCTAATCTCTCAGGACTACAGGGTCAGTTACTCTCTGGCTAAAGCTTGCAAGCTCGACTTGAGGAAGCACCGCTGCAGCCTGGACACCAACCTGCCGCGTGCCCGCGAGGCCCGTCTCTCGTACCTGCTCCTGTGTCTGGAGGCCGCTGTGCACCGAG GCCGCCCGGTCACCGGCGAGTGTCAAGGTGAAATGCTGGACTATCGGCGGATGCTGATGGAGGACTTCTCCCTCAGTCCGGAGATCGTGCTGCACTGCCGAGCAGAGATCGAGACTCACTGCTCGGGCCTTCACCGCAAAGGTCGCACTCTGCATTGCCTGATGAGGATCGGCCGCGGTGACCGCAGCGCCTCAGTCGACGGTGTTTGCCAGAGTGCT CTCCAGACACTGATTCAGTCAGCCGACCCCGGCGCCGACTACAGGATCGACCGAGCGCTCAATGAGGCCTGTGAGTCTGTCATCCAGACAGCCTGCAAACATATCCGCAACGGAGACCCAAT GATTTTGTCTTGTCTGATGGAGCATCTGTATACAGAAAAAATGGTGGAGGATTGTGAGCATCGACTGTTGGAGCTCCAGTATTTTATATCAAGGGACTGGAA ATTGGACCCTATATTATACAAGAAATGCCAAGGCGACGCTGCCCGACTATGTCACACGCATGGCTGGAATGAGACCAGCGAGTTGATGCCGCCAGGCGCTGTCTTCTCCTGCCTGTACCGCCATGCCTACCGGACTGAGGAGCAGGGCCGTCGG TTGTCTCGAGACTGTAAAGTGGAGGTTCAGCGAATTCTCCACCAGAGGGCGCTGgatgtgaaactggaccctgaGCTGCAGAAGCGCTGCATGACGGACCTTGGCAAGTGGTGCAGCGAGAAGACCGATACTGGACAG GAGCTTGAGTGTCTGCAGGAACATTTGGAAGACCTGGTGTCTGCCTGCAAGGATGTTATAGGCAACCTGACAGAATTAGAGTCAGAG GATATCCAAATAGATGCACTGCTTATCAGAGCTTGCGAACCCATGATCCAGGCCCATTGCCAC GACTTGGCTGACAACCAAATAGACACAGGTGACCTTATGGAATGTTTGGTTCAGAACAAGCACCAAAAGGAGATGAACGAAAAGTGTACAGTTGGCGTCACACACTTCCAGCTG ATTCAGATGAAGGATTTCCGCTTCTCTTATAAGTTCAAGATGGCTTGTAAGGAAGATGTGCTTCGCTTGTGTCCAAACATCAAAAAGAA AGTGGATGTGGTCATCTGCCTCAGCACCACGGTGAGGAACGACACATTGCAGGAGGCCAGAGAGCAGCGGGTCTCTCTGAAATGTCGTAAACAGCTGCGTGTGGAGGAGCTAGAAATG TCGGAAGATATAAGGTTGGAACCGGAGCTGTACGAGCCTTGTAAGTCCGACATCAGTCGTCTGTGTCCTAACGTGGCTTTTGGCAATGCTCAG ATGATTGAGTGCctaaaggagcagaagaagcagctcAGTCAGCGCTGCCACCAGCGGATCTTCAAGCTGCAGGAGGCCGAGATGACTGACCCAGAACTCGACTACCAGCTCATGAGAGTCTGCAAGCAGATGATCAAG AGATTCTGCACTGAAGCCGATGCCAGGAATGTTCTCCAGTGTCTAAAACAGAACAAGAACAGTGAGTTGATGGATCCAAAGTGCAAACAAATGATCACCAAAAGGCAAATCACCCAGAACACAG ACTACCGATTGAACCCGGTGTTAAGGAAAGCTTGCCGAGCTGACATCCCCAAATTTTGCCAATCCATCCTGAACAAGGCGAGCGAGGACAACGAGCTGGAGGGTCAGGTGATCGCCTGCCTCAAGCTCAAATATGCTGATCAG AGATTGTCCGCAGACTGTGAAGACCAGATTCGAGTTATTCTCCAGGAATCGGCGCTGGACTATAGACTGGACCCCCAGTTGCAGATGCACTGCTCGGATGAG ATCTCTCGGCTGTGTGCCGAAGAGGCAGCTGCTCAGGAGCAGACTGGTCAGGTAGAAGAATGTCTGAAAGTCAACCTGCTCAAGATCAAACAGGAGGCCTGTAAAAAG GAGGTTTTGAACATGCTCAAAGAGAGTAAAGCAGACATTTTTGTGGACCCAGTTCTCCACACAGCCTGTGCCTTGGACCTCAAACATCACTGTGCTGCCATCACGCCGGGAAGGGGAAGAC AGATGTCATGTCTGATGGAGGCTTTGCAGGACAAGCGAGTTCGCCTGCAGCCCGAGTGTAAGAAAAGACTTCAGGACCGCATTGACATGTGGAGCTACGCGGCTAAG GTGGCACCGGCAGAGGGCTTATCAGATCTGGCCGTGCAGGTGATGACCTCACCCTCCAAGAACTACATCCTGCTCATGATCGCCCTGAGCTTGTGCGTCCTCTTCCTGTTGGGGCTGCTGTGCGGTCGGATCACCAAGCGCGTGACGCGGGAACTGAAGGACCGATAG
- the LOC133152539 gene encoding Golgi apparatus protein 1-like isoform X1 yields the protein MATHSRSPLLLLLLSYVCLCGFGSVFGLKAASGPAEPPNNPVVLRAAEPQAKDAPAAAAGASQPRRATGWKLSEEEACREDLTRLCPKHTWANNLSVLECLQDRKEETEMAPACNHLLWNYKLNLTTDPKFESVAMEVCKSTITELKECNEEERGRGYLVSCLVDHRGNISEYQCNQYITKMTSIIFSDYRLICGFMDKCKEDINNLRCGSINIGHKDIHSQGEVIACLEKALVREAEQQDQVRPIKEECQRAILRVAELSSDDFHLDRHLYFSCRDDRERFCQNTQAGEGKVYKCLFNHKFEEAMSEKCRDALTTRQKLISQDYRVSYSLAKACKLDLRKHRCSLDTNLPRAREARLSYLLLCLEAAVHRGAALTFEGRPVTGECQGEMLDYRRMLMEDFSLSPEIVLHCRAEIETHCSGLHRKGRTLHCLMRIGRGDRSASVDGVCQSALQTLIQSADPGADYRIDRALNEACESVIQTACKHIRNGDPMILSCLMEHLYTEKMVEDCEHRLLELQYFISRDWKLDPILYKKCQGDAARLCHTHGWNETSELMPPGAVFSCLYRHAYRTEEQGRRLSRDCKVEVQRILHQRALDVKLDPELQKRCMTDLGKWCSEKTDTGQELECLQEHLEDLVSACKDVIGNLTELESEDIQIDALLIRACEPMIQAHCHDLADNQIDTGDLMECLVQNKHQKEMNEKCTVGVTHFQLIQMKDFRFSYKFKMACKEDVLRLCPNIKKKVDVVICLSTTVRNDTLQEAREQRVSLKCRKQLRVEELEMSEDIRLEPELYEPCKSDISRLCPNVAFGNAQMIECLKEQKKQLSQRCHQRIFKLQEAEMTDPELDYQLMRVCKQMIKRFCTEADARNVLQCLKQNKNSELMDPKCKQMITKRQITQNTDYRLNPVLRKACRADIPKFCQSILNKASEDNELEGQVIACLKLKYADQRLSADCEDQIRVILQESALDYRLDPQLQMHCSDEISRLCAEEAAAQEQTGQVEECLKVNLLKIKQEACKKEVLNMLKESKADIFVDPVLHTACALDLKHHCAAITPGRGRQMSCLMEALQDKRVRLQPECKKRLQDRIDMWSYAAKVAPAEGLSDLAVQVMTSPSKNYILLMIALSLCVLFLLGLLCGRITKRVTRELKDR from the exons ATGGCGACGCACAGTCGCTCTccgctgctgctactgctgttATCATACGTGTGTCTTTGTGGCTTCGGCTCCGTCTTCGGCCTCAAAGCCGCCAGCGGCCCCGCCGAGCCTCCGAATAATCCGGTTGTCCTCAGAGCCGCTGAACCACAAGCCAAGGATGCACCTGCCGCCGCTGCCGGGGCCTCACAGCCTCGAAGGGCGACCGGTTGGAAGCTGTCCGAAGAGGAGGCCTGCAGAGAGGACCTGACCCGACTCTGCCCCAAACACACATGGGCCAATAACCTGTCAGTGCTGGAGTGTCTACAGGACCGCAAAGAG GAAACTGAGATGGCTCCTGCTTGCAACCAT CTCCTGTGGAACTACAAACTCAATCTGACCACTGATCCAAAGTTTGAGTCGGTGGCGATGGAGGTTTGCAAGAGCACCATCACTGAG CTTAAAGAATGCAACGAGGAGGAGCGTGGGAGAGGCTACCTGGTATCTTGTCTGGTCGATCACCGTGGAAACATCAGCGAGTATCAGTGTAACCAGTACATTACCAAGATGACCAGTATTATCTTCAGTGACTACCGACTAATTTGTGGCTTCATGGACAAATGTAAAGAAGACATCAACAATCTACGCTGCGGGAGCATCAATATTGGACACAAG GACATCCATAGCCAAGGGGAAGTCATCGCTTGTCTGGAAAAGGCTCTCGTGAGGGAGGCAGAGCAACAAGACCAAGTTCGTCCAATCAAAGAGGAGTGTCAGAGGGCTATCCTGCGTGTTGCGGAGCTGTCGTCGGATGACTTCCACCTTGATCGACATCTTTACTTTTCCTGTCGAGACGACCGTGAGAGATTCTGCCAAAAT ACTCAGGCAGGAGAGGGAAAAGTCTACAAGTGCCTGTTCAACCACAAGTTCGAAGAGGCCATGTCAGAAAAG TGCAGAGACGCTCTGACAACACGGCAGAAGCTAATCTCTCAGGACTACAGGGTCAGTTACTCTCTGGCTAAAGCTTGCAAGCTCGACTTGAGGAAGCACCGCTGCAGCCTGGACACCAACCTGCCGCGTGCCCGCGAGGCCCGTCTCTCGTACCTGCTCCTGTGTCTGGAGGCCGCTGTGCACCGAG GAGCGGCGTTGACATTCGAGG GCCGCCCGGTCACCGGCGAGTGTCAAGGTGAAATGCTGGACTATCGGCGGATGCTGATGGAGGACTTCTCCCTCAGTCCGGAGATCGTGCTGCACTGCCGAGCAGAGATCGAGACTCACTGCTCGGGCCTTCACCGCAAAGGTCGCACTCTGCATTGCCTGATGAGGATCGGCCGCGGTGACCGCAGCGCCTCAGTCGACGGTGTTTGCCAGAGTGCT CTCCAGACACTGATTCAGTCAGCCGACCCCGGCGCCGACTACAGGATCGACCGAGCGCTCAATGAGGCCTGTGAGTCTGTCATCCAGACAGCCTGCAAACATATCCGCAACGGAGACCCAAT GATTTTGTCTTGTCTGATGGAGCATCTGTATACAGAAAAAATGGTGGAGGATTGTGAGCATCGACTGTTGGAGCTCCAGTATTTTATATCAAGGGACTGGAA ATTGGACCCTATATTATACAAGAAATGCCAAGGCGACGCTGCCCGACTATGTCACACGCATGGCTGGAATGAGACCAGCGAGTTGATGCCGCCAGGCGCTGTCTTCTCCTGCCTGTACCGCCATGCCTACCGGACTGAGGAGCAGGGCCGTCGG TTGTCTCGAGACTGTAAAGTGGAGGTTCAGCGAATTCTCCACCAGAGGGCGCTGgatgtgaaactggaccctgaGCTGCAGAAGCGCTGCATGACGGACCTTGGCAAGTGGTGCAGCGAGAAGACCGATACTGGACAG GAGCTTGAGTGTCTGCAGGAACATTTGGAAGACCTGGTGTCTGCCTGCAAGGATGTTATAGGCAACCTGACAGAATTAGAGTCAGAG GATATCCAAATAGATGCACTGCTTATCAGAGCTTGCGAACCCATGATCCAGGCCCATTGCCAC GACTTGGCTGACAACCAAATAGACACAGGTGACCTTATGGAATGTTTGGTTCAGAACAAGCACCAAAAGGAGATGAACGAAAAGTGTACAGTTGGCGTCACACACTTCCAGCTG ATTCAGATGAAGGATTTCCGCTTCTCTTATAAGTTCAAGATGGCTTGTAAGGAAGATGTGCTTCGCTTGTGTCCAAACATCAAAAAGAA AGTGGATGTGGTCATCTGCCTCAGCACCACGGTGAGGAACGACACATTGCAGGAGGCCAGAGAGCAGCGGGTCTCTCTGAAATGTCGTAAACAGCTGCGTGTGGAGGAGCTAGAAATG TCGGAAGATATAAGGTTGGAACCGGAGCTGTACGAGCCTTGTAAGTCCGACATCAGTCGTCTGTGTCCTAACGTGGCTTTTGGCAATGCTCAG ATGATTGAGTGCctaaaggagcagaagaagcagctcAGTCAGCGCTGCCACCAGCGGATCTTCAAGCTGCAGGAGGCCGAGATGACTGACCCAGAACTCGACTACCAGCTCATGAGAGTCTGCAAGCAGATGATCAAG AGATTCTGCACTGAAGCCGATGCCAGGAATGTTCTCCAGTGTCTAAAACAGAACAAGAACAGTGAGTTGATGGATCCAAAGTGCAAACAAATGATCACCAAAAGGCAAATCACCCAGAACACAG ACTACCGATTGAACCCGGTGTTAAGGAAAGCTTGCCGAGCTGACATCCCCAAATTTTGCCAATCCATCCTGAACAAGGCGAGCGAGGACAACGAGCTGGAGGGTCAGGTGATCGCCTGCCTCAAGCTCAAATATGCTGATCAG AGATTGTCCGCAGACTGTGAAGACCAGATTCGAGTTATTCTCCAGGAATCGGCGCTGGACTATAGACTGGACCCCCAGTTGCAGATGCACTGCTCGGATGAG ATCTCTCGGCTGTGTGCCGAAGAGGCAGCTGCTCAGGAGCAGACTGGTCAGGTAGAAGAATGTCTGAAAGTCAACCTGCTCAAGATCAAACAGGAGGCCTGTAAAAAG GAGGTTTTGAACATGCTCAAAGAGAGTAAAGCAGACATTTTTGTGGACCCAGTTCTCCACACAGCCTGTGCCTTGGACCTCAAACATCACTGTGCTGCCATCACGCCGGGAAGGGGAAGAC AGATGTCATGTCTGATGGAGGCTTTGCAGGACAAGCGAGTTCGCCTGCAGCCCGAGTGTAAGAAAAGACTTCAGGACCGCATTGACATGTGGAGCTACGCGGCTAAG GTGGCACCGGCAGAGGGCTTATCAGATCTGGCCGTGCAGGTGATGACCTCACCCTCCAAGAACTACATCCTGCTCATGATCGCCCTGAGCTTGTGCGTCCTCTTCCTGTTGGGGCTGCTGTGCGGTCGGATCACCAAGCGCGTGACGCGGGAACTGAAGGACCGATAG
- the LOC133152539 gene encoding Golgi apparatus protein 1-like isoform X3 yields MAPACNHLLWNYKLNLTTDPKFESVAMEVCKSTITELKECNEEERGRGYLVSCLVDHRGNISEYQCNQYITKMTSIIFSDYRLICGFMDKCKEDINNLRCGSINIGHKDIHSQGEVIACLEKALVREAEQQDQVRPIKEECQRAILRVAELSSDDFHLDRHLYFSCRDDRERFCQNTQAGEGKVYKCLFNHKFEEAMSEKCRDALTTRQKLISQDYRVSYSLAKACKLDLRKHRCSLDTNLPRAREARLSYLLLCLEAAVHRGAALTFEGRPVTGECQGEMLDYRRMLMEDFSLSPEIVLHCRAEIETHCSGLHRKGRTLHCLMRIGRGDRSASVDGVCQSALQTLIQSADPGADYRIDRALNEACESVIQTACKHIRNGDPMILSCLMEHLYTEKMVEDCEHRLLELQYFISRDWKLDPILYKKCQGDAARLCHTHGWNETSELMPPGAVFSCLYRHAYRTEEQGRRLSRDCKVEVQRILHQRALDVKLDPELQKRCMTDLGKWCSEKTDTGQELECLQEHLEDLVSACKDVIGNLTELESEDIQIDALLIRACEPMIQAHCHDLADNQIDTGDLMECLVQNKHQKEMNEKCTVGVTHFQLIQMKDFRFSYKFKMACKEDVLRLCPNIKKKVDVVICLSTTVRNDTLQEAREQRVSLKCRKQLRVEELEMSEDIRLEPELYEPCKSDISRLCPNVAFGNAQMIECLKEQKKQLSQRCHQRIFKLQEAEMTDPELDYQLMRVCKQMIKRFCTEADARNVLQCLKQNKNSELMDPKCKQMITKRQITQNTDYRLNPVLRKACRADIPKFCQSILNKASEDNELEGQVIACLKLKYADQRLSADCEDQIRVILQESALDYRLDPQLQMHCSDEISRLCAEEAAAQEQTGQVEECLKVNLLKIKQEACKKEVLNMLKESKADIFVDPVLHTACALDLKHHCAAITPGRGRQMSCLMEALQDKRVRLQPECKKRLQDRIDMWSYAAKVAPAEGLSDLAVQVMTSPSKNYILLMIALSLCVLFLLGLLCGRITKRVTRELKDR; encoded by the exons ATGGCTCCTGCTTGCAACCAT CTCCTGTGGAACTACAAACTCAATCTGACCACTGATCCAAAGTTTGAGTCGGTGGCGATGGAGGTTTGCAAGAGCACCATCACTGAG CTTAAAGAATGCAACGAGGAGGAGCGTGGGAGAGGCTACCTGGTATCTTGTCTGGTCGATCACCGTGGAAACATCAGCGAGTATCAGTGTAACCAGTACATTACCAAGATGACCAGTATTATCTTCAGTGACTACCGACTAATTTGTGGCTTCATGGACAAATGTAAAGAAGACATCAACAATCTACGCTGCGGGAGCATCAATATTGGACACAAG GACATCCATAGCCAAGGGGAAGTCATCGCTTGTCTGGAAAAGGCTCTCGTGAGGGAGGCAGAGCAACAAGACCAAGTTCGTCCAATCAAAGAGGAGTGTCAGAGGGCTATCCTGCGTGTTGCGGAGCTGTCGTCGGATGACTTCCACCTTGATCGACATCTTTACTTTTCCTGTCGAGACGACCGTGAGAGATTCTGCCAAAAT ACTCAGGCAGGAGAGGGAAAAGTCTACAAGTGCCTGTTCAACCACAAGTTCGAAGAGGCCATGTCAGAAAAG TGCAGAGACGCTCTGACAACACGGCAGAAGCTAATCTCTCAGGACTACAGGGTCAGTTACTCTCTGGCTAAAGCTTGCAAGCTCGACTTGAGGAAGCACCGCTGCAGCCTGGACACCAACCTGCCGCGTGCCCGCGAGGCCCGTCTCTCGTACCTGCTCCTGTGTCTGGAGGCCGCTGTGCACCGAG GAGCGGCGTTGACATTCGAGG GCCGCCCGGTCACCGGCGAGTGTCAAGGTGAAATGCTGGACTATCGGCGGATGCTGATGGAGGACTTCTCCCTCAGTCCGGAGATCGTGCTGCACTGCCGAGCAGAGATCGAGACTCACTGCTCGGGCCTTCACCGCAAAGGTCGCACTCTGCATTGCCTGATGAGGATCGGCCGCGGTGACCGCAGCGCCTCAGTCGACGGTGTTTGCCAGAGTGCT CTCCAGACACTGATTCAGTCAGCCGACCCCGGCGCCGACTACAGGATCGACCGAGCGCTCAATGAGGCCTGTGAGTCTGTCATCCAGACAGCCTGCAAACATATCCGCAACGGAGACCCAAT GATTTTGTCTTGTCTGATGGAGCATCTGTATACAGAAAAAATGGTGGAGGATTGTGAGCATCGACTGTTGGAGCTCCAGTATTTTATATCAAGGGACTGGAA ATTGGACCCTATATTATACAAGAAATGCCAAGGCGACGCTGCCCGACTATGTCACACGCATGGCTGGAATGAGACCAGCGAGTTGATGCCGCCAGGCGCTGTCTTCTCCTGCCTGTACCGCCATGCCTACCGGACTGAGGAGCAGGGCCGTCGG TTGTCTCGAGACTGTAAAGTGGAGGTTCAGCGAATTCTCCACCAGAGGGCGCTGgatgtgaaactggaccctgaGCTGCAGAAGCGCTGCATGACGGACCTTGGCAAGTGGTGCAGCGAGAAGACCGATACTGGACAG GAGCTTGAGTGTCTGCAGGAACATTTGGAAGACCTGGTGTCTGCCTGCAAGGATGTTATAGGCAACCTGACAGAATTAGAGTCAGAG GATATCCAAATAGATGCACTGCTTATCAGAGCTTGCGAACCCATGATCCAGGCCCATTGCCAC GACTTGGCTGACAACCAAATAGACACAGGTGACCTTATGGAATGTTTGGTTCAGAACAAGCACCAAAAGGAGATGAACGAAAAGTGTACAGTTGGCGTCACACACTTCCAGCTG ATTCAGATGAAGGATTTCCGCTTCTCTTATAAGTTCAAGATGGCTTGTAAGGAAGATGTGCTTCGCTTGTGTCCAAACATCAAAAAGAA AGTGGATGTGGTCATCTGCCTCAGCACCACGGTGAGGAACGACACATTGCAGGAGGCCAGAGAGCAGCGGGTCTCTCTGAAATGTCGTAAACAGCTGCGTGTGGAGGAGCTAGAAATG TCGGAAGATATAAGGTTGGAACCGGAGCTGTACGAGCCTTGTAAGTCCGACATCAGTCGTCTGTGTCCTAACGTGGCTTTTGGCAATGCTCAG ATGATTGAGTGCctaaaggagcagaagaagcagctcAGTCAGCGCTGCCACCAGCGGATCTTCAAGCTGCAGGAGGCCGAGATGACTGACCCAGAACTCGACTACCAGCTCATGAGAGTCTGCAAGCAGATGATCAAG AGATTCTGCACTGAAGCCGATGCCAGGAATGTTCTCCAGTGTCTAAAACAGAACAAGAACAGTGAGTTGATGGATCCAAAGTGCAAACAAATGATCACCAAAAGGCAAATCACCCAGAACACAG ACTACCGATTGAACCCGGTGTTAAGGAAAGCTTGCCGAGCTGACATCCCCAAATTTTGCCAATCCATCCTGAACAAGGCGAGCGAGGACAACGAGCTGGAGGGTCAGGTGATCGCCTGCCTCAAGCTCAAATATGCTGATCAG AGATTGTCCGCAGACTGTGAAGACCAGATTCGAGTTATTCTCCAGGAATCGGCGCTGGACTATAGACTGGACCCCCAGTTGCAGATGCACTGCTCGGATGAG ATCTCTCGGCTGTGTGCCGAAGAGGCAGCTGCTCAGGAGCAGACTGGTCAGGTAGAAGAATGTCTGAAAGTCAACCTGCTCAAGATCAAACAGGAGGCCTGTAAAAAG GAGGTTTTGAACATGCTCAAAGAGAGTAAAGCAGACATTTTTGTGGACCCAGTTCTCCACACAGCCTGTGCCTTGGACCTCAAACATCACTGTGCTGCCATCACGCCGGGAAGGGGAAGAC AGATGTCATGTCTGATGGAGGCTTTGCAGGACAAGCGAGTTCGCCTGCAGCCCGAGTGTAAGAAAAGACTTCAGGACCGCATTGACATGTGGAGCTACGCGGCTAAG GTGGCACCGGCAGAGGGCTTATCAGATCTGGCCGTGCAGGTGATGACCTCACCCTCCAAGAACTACATCCTGCTCATGATCGCCCTGAGCTTGTGCGTCCTCTTCCTGTTGGGGCTGCTGTGCGGTCGGATCACCAAGCGCGTGACGCGGGAACTGAAGGACCGATAG
- the LOC133152487 gene encoding troponin I, fast skeletal muscle-like: protein MAEKKMTLSRRNYLKSLLLQIGQTMVDEAAKQAQEEKTIYMEENCPVLALPGCMQELQELCRKLHKQIDLVDDERYDMDMKVKKSEKEINDLKLMIQDFNGKFRKPALKKVRMSADAMLAALLGSKHKVSMDLRGNLKQVKKEAKDEEKQTGDWRKKIEDKSGMDGRKKMFETEA from the exons atggcaga GAAAAAGATGACATTAAGCCGAAGGAATTACCTCAAG AGCTTGCTGTTGCAGATTGGTCAGACAATGGTGGACGAGGCAGCTAAACAGGCCCAAGAGGAAAAGACCATATATATGGAGGAGAATTGCCCAGTTCTCGCCCTCCCTGGCTGCATGCAGGAGTTGCAG GAGCTCTGTCGGAAACTTCACAAGCAGATCGATCTGGTAGATGATGAAAGGTACGACATGGATATGAAAGTGAAGAAGTCTGAAAAGGAG ATCAACGACCTGAAGTTAATGATTCAAGATTTCAATGGAAAGTTTAGGAAGCCAGCCCTGAAGAAGGTTCGGATGTCAGCTGACGCCATGTTAGCGGCCCTGCTGGGGTCCAAACACAAAGTGTCCATGGACCTGAGGGGCAACCTAAAGCAAGTCAAGAAGGAGGCAAAGGATGAG GAGAAACAGACTGGTGACTGGAGAAAGAAAATCGAGGACAAATCCGGGATGGATGgcagaaagaaaatgtttgagaCAGAGGCCTGA